The proteins below are encoded in one region of Elgaria multicarinata webbii isolate HBS135686 ecotype San Diego chromosome 8, rElgMul1.1.pri, whole genome shotgun sequence:
- the FAM43A gene encoding protein FAM43A: MLPWKRHKFELLAADEEKPPAPAPPPPPGKAKGSCQAGAGSLPCSAAALGSLARACPAEGALSRMGNLFRSKRKKFRVSSEAPTYTVLYLGNATTLQAKGEGCTDVAVAKIWAKSEAGRHGTKMKLTIGPQGLRMAPAADAARPGHLYLLHRVTYCVADPRLPRLFAWIYRHEVKHKAVLLRCHAVLVSKAEKARAMALLLYQTSAAALAEFRRLKKRADARHQQLQHAAGGAIPLVPLRKLLLLHGPGGCYKPPVERSRSAPKLGSITEDALGEELEERAAGLACANGRGGGAGDEEEEEDDADEEEEDLGQLICGLGELAIGNDVALLRADLRVTRLLSGESTGSESSIESNGRDGGSPPPPPPPCHGPDSPEPDSG, translated from the exons AtgctgccctggaagaggcacaAGTTCGAGCTTCTGGCCGCCGACGAGGAGAAGCcgccggcgccggcgccgccgccgccgccggggaaGGCCAAGGGCTCCTGCCAGGCGGGCGCCGGGAGCCTGCCCTGCTCGGCGGCGGCGCTGGGCTCGCTGGCGCGCGCGTGCCCGGCCGAGGGCGCGCTCAGCAGGATGGGCAACCTGTTCCGCTCCAAGCGCAAGAAGTTCCGCGTGAGCAGCGAGGCGCCCACCTACACGGTGCTGTACCTGGGCAACGCCACCACGCTGCAGGCCAAGGGCGAGGGCTGCACCGACGTGGCCGTGGCCAAGATCTGGGCCAAGAGCGAGGCGGGCCGCCACGGCACCAAGATGAAGCTGACCATCGGGCCGCAGGGCCTCCGCATGGCGCCCGCCGCCGACGCCGCGCGCCCGGGCCACCTCTACCTGCTGCACCGCGTCACCTACTGCGTGGCTGACCCGCGCCTGCCGCGCCTCTTCGCCTGGATCTACCGGCACGAGGTGAAGCACAAGGCCGTGCTGCTGCGCTGCCACGCCGTGCTGGTCTCCAAGGCCGAGAAGGCCCGCGCCATGGCCCTGCTGCTCTACCAGACCTCGGCGGCGGCGCTGGCCGAGTTCCGCCGCCTCAAGAAGCGCGCCGACGCGCGCCACCAGCAGCTGCAGCACGCGGCCGGCGGCGCCATCCCGCTCGTGCCGCTgcgcaagctgctgctgctgcacgggCCCGGCGGCTGCTACAAGCCGCCCGTCGAGCGCAGCCGCAGCGCGCCCAAGCTGGGCTCCATCACCGAGGACGCGCTGGGCGAGGAGCTGGAGGAGCGCGCCGCCGGCCTGGCCTGCGCCAACggccgcggcggcggcgccggcgacgaggaggaggaggaggacgacgccgacgaggaggaggagga CCTGGGCCAGCTCATCTGCGGCCTGGGCGAGCTGGCCATCGGCAACGACGTGGCGCTGCTGCGCGCCGACCTGCGCGTCACGCGGCTGCTCTCGGGCGAGAGCACGGGCAGCGAGTCCTCCATCGAGAGCAACGGCCGCGACGGAggctccccgccgccgccgcccccgccctGCCACGGCCCGGACAGCCCCGAGCCCGACAGCGGATGA